CGAGCGCATCCCCGCCGACACAGCGCGAGCACCTGTGGAGCTGCACGCGTGCACACCGCGCTGCGCGTCTAGCTGTGCACGCCGTGGCTGCGCACctatgcgcgcacacacacacacacatgtgtgcaGGTGTATGTGCGCGGCGTGCTGGCAGGCCTGCCCGTGTCTGCCGGTGGGTGTGCACGCACGCTGAGCCCCGCTGTGCTGGCACGCCGGGTTTGCGGCCCCGGGGAGCTGGTGTGCCCAGCACCATTCGCAGTCTTGCCATGCTCGAGCTGGCTTCCTGCCGGCGCTTGTGCTCTGTACCTGCCAGTCGCAGGGAGGGCGTTGGGAGCCGGCTTGCGGAGTTTCTGCTAATAATTACCCAGGTGGTTACTAAATCTGGCACCAGCTAACGACTCAGCAGAGCGGGTGCTTGCCCTGAGCGCACGTGTGCGTGCgaggctgcagccaggcaccTGGGCTGTGGGCCACGGGCAGGCGGAGCGCGCCCGCGGCTCCGGGGTGCACGAGGACGTGTGAGCACGGCATCGCACGTGTGTGACTGTCACACCAGCCTCCCAGCCCCACTGGGCATCCCAGCCTCCCCATGGTGAACACAGAGAGCAGCGGTGGTTCCTGCCCCACGGTGGTGCCCCACAGCAAGTTCCCTGTGCCCGGTCACCATCACAGTGTCTGTGGGGACCCTACAGCACGCAGCCACGCAGCAAGCCCGGTGCTCAACCAGGCACCCTGCGAGAGAGGGTCATTGGAAATGAAATCAAGGCGCACTTGATGGCCACATGGAAACACCTTCCTGGGAGACAATCCCTGGGGCTGGAGAGCTCTCAAATCTGGCAGGGAGAGAAGAACCAGGAGCAACAGGCAGAAGCGTTCGAATGAGAAATTTGGGTTTTAGCGGGGCGGGTGATTAGCCACTCGAAGCAGCCCAAATGGCGCGTGCTCCTGCAGCTCCTACTGTCTCTCACCATGTTTCTCCTGGTGTCTCCTGCTGTGTCTCCTGGTGgccgcagccccaggctccaCACTGGGGCAGCTGCAGACGTGCTCCACCGGGGTGACCCGCTAGCCTCGTaccctgcccatgctgtcccagtCCGTGCCACCGCCACTTTCTGCATCCAGAGACGCAGAGAGCTCTGTGCCCAGCCCTGCAGTGGCTAGGCAGGAGAAAGACATGTCAGGGAAGGAAGGCTTGCAGGCTAAGCGTGATCCTGCCTTGGGCATCCACTGGCCACAAGATTTTGGGCAAGCCAGCGCCTTGCGTGGCCTGAGATGGGGCCTCTCCCGCAGCTCGGGCTGGGCGCCAGGGCACAGCCGCTCCGGGGGTCCCTGCAGAGGGAGGTGGGTGATGGCACAGGGTGACGGCACAGGGAGGGTGCTGAGCCCTCGAGGTGCGGCTGGATGCTGCTATGGGGGCTGCCGGCTCCACTCCCTCCCCCCCAACAGCCCCACCCCGGGGCAGGTCcctggctctgcccgccccgcggccccagcCGCCCTGGCAGGAGGTGGGGACCCGCACCCCGAGTGCCACCCACCCCTCAGCACCCACGGCGTGGCCGGACCGCGGGGGTGCGGCTCCTCCGCCGCCGGGGCAGCgacgccccgctcctcccgcaaCCCCCCCCGACCCCTTCCAGCCCCGTCCCCGGGTCGACCCTCCCCAGCGGTTCCCCCCCAGCCGTCGCTGCCGCCGCGACGGGTCCGGTAAATCAGGGCTGCGCGGCCCCACCTCCGCGCTCCGCATTGGCGGCGGGGTCCGCACCGCGCTCAttggcgctgccgccgccgcccggccctaCTTAAGGCGCCGCTCGGCCGGGCCCGCCCCGTCGGAAGCCCAGGAGCGGCGGCACCGGAGCCGGAGGCGGCGAGGCGGGCGGTGCGGGatgcgctcccgccgccgccgcgggggcacCGGGCGGCCACCCTGGCCCGTGAgtagggggcgggggcggctccggctccggctccgtgAAGTTTCCCGGGGAAGCCGGGACGGGGAGCGGGCGGTTTGCAACTCCTCCGGCACGGTCACCGGCCCGGAGAGAAGTTGGTGGCGAGCGGAGCGGGACTGCCCAGCCCCGCGGCGCGGAGGGGATGCGGGGtgccggggcgggagggaggggtgctgggctgggggcgaCCGCGCTCGGGAGGACGGAGCAGTGGGCGGGGGCGCGGGCTGGGACTGGGGGAGCGCTGGCAGAGACATCAGGGTGGCACGAagcgaggggcaggaggaaaggaagggCAGCTCCTTTTTCCAGGGACATTCGTGCTTGGTTGTGGCTGAGCccgtggaggggctgggggctgcagggagaggggtcCGTCCGTACATCGGTCTGCATGGGAgggggctggctgtgccctggtGGGTCTGAGAGCAGCTGAGCCCTCCAAGGACCTGGTGTCCCTCTGGGCTGAGCTCGGAGGCTGAGGTGGCTGCTCGTCTCCACACCGcatcagctgctgctggctgagccCCAGCGTGCCAGGTCCGGCGCTGAGTCCTGCGCGCGAGGGGACGGCGATGGGACAGCCGGCAGCTGGGGGCTTTGGGCCCAGCAGAAGCATCGGTGGTGGGGTGCGTGCACAGGCCAGGGTCTGAGAGGGGTGTGAGAGGGAGCAGCGCTGAGCCCGCAGCAGCAGCGAGCAGCCGGGGTAGCGCGATCGGGGCTCACGGGCTCTGGCCAGAGCAACGGCACTGCAGGGGCTGAGGTGCCGTGGAAGGGGCACTGCTGGCATCCCTGGGCAGCTCGGCTGCTGCAGGGGATGGACCACTGGTTCTGCGGGACGTCTCCTGCCTGTCTTCTGCCCGAGCGGGTACAGCTGTGGCAGCCTGGGAATGGCAGAAATGGGAATATGATGTTACAGGGCCATATGCAGCACGATGTCGTGGGGTGCTGTGATGTCACCGTTTTGTCACTGCTCTGGGGTGCCTTTGGGGTGTGATGAGGCCCCTGCCGCACGATGTCATGCAATGTCGCAGCGGTGCTGGAGGTGGCTGCGGCCCGGGATGGGATGTCACTGCAGTGGTGGAACATGACATCACTGGGGTGCGTAGTGTGGTGGGCGGCGATGTCACGGTGGCCTGCGGGATGGGGTGGCTGCGCAGACAGTAGGCTCCCACCCTCCCCATGATATGGGCCAGGGCCTGGGGAGGTGCATGTTGGGTACACAAGAAGCCCAAGGGACATTGTCTCCCCATCTGTGGTGAGGGCCCTGGAGCACAACCCTTTGCCTGCCCCACTGGTCCCTTCCCAGTCCCATCCCACCCTCCCCGCAGGacgttgccagctgcagccatgcCTGGGGACAGACGCACCCTACATGCTTCATCCCTGCCATGAGGCCAGCACCCTGTCCCTGCGCTGCCTGGCTGCATCCTGGGTGGGTGCCTGTGGACCCCCTGCCTTGCTCCCATCCTCTTGCTGCCTCTAGCTTGGCCTGGCACCCTGGCTTTGTGTCACCAGGCTTAGCCGTGATGATGAGGCACTCTGGGGTGACCGCAGCTCCTGGGGTGACCTTGCCACCAGATGCCACAACGCAAACCAGAACGTGGCTCTGCTGGGACAAGacaggctgagctctgcccagtGTATGAGCAGGACCCCATAGCCTTAAACCTCAAGTAGAGCTTCATGCTGGGAAGCGTGAGGCCTTGCCCATCCACTGCACAGACcctgagcctctcttcctctcccttcccaaaATGGCCTGGCTCTGGGCCGTGCATCCCTTCCCCATGGCACCAAGCACCGGATCTGCTGGGAAAAGCCTTTTGTCTCCAATCAGGAACATTGTTTCCTCCTGGAAAGGCTCCATCCAGCCTGGAGGGattttggctgcagctggaagaggGTGGGGGGGGCACCTGGGGAATGGTCCAAGCTTGGAGAGCAGGAGCTGGCGgggaagcagagcagggagcGCCTTGCTGCTGGCCCGGGGACAGCCACCCATTGCCTGGCTGTGACCAGGGATGAGGAGGCACCGCTCCACGTCAACAGGGGCTCACGTGGCAGCCCTGCCCCCATATGTCCACATGTGGGTGGCTGTTCCCTACGGTTACTTTGGTAAGCCCAGGGTGGGGCTGTGGCAGAAGCTCCCCATCCCTCACTGTGTGACACTGCAGAGTGACACCCAGGGACTGTCCCATTCCTGTGCAACCCAGTGAAGCCCCATCCCCATCATGTCACTTGAATGGGACACCTGCACCAGGGACAGACCTAGGTTCTGGCCCATGGAGAGCCACTCCAGACAGGACAACAGGGTGATGAGCACAGTGCCCCGAGTCTGGCTGGGTGGTGGAGAGCATGGTGCCAGGGAGAGGCTGGCTGCACCTGGTCTCTGGGAGGATGTGGGAcaggccagggaggggacaggagcagcacagagctggggacacacacacacacatccacccTTGCAACTGGGCCTGGGGAATGGATGGGattggagagggaaggggagtgGGGCTCGTGCAGTGGGATGCTGGGCAGTGGGGCTCAAggtctctgctgcagctggaggacAGCCCACCACAGCCAGGTGGGCAAGAAAACTATTTGCTTGTGGCAGCAGAATCGTGGCCCCCCCCAAAGACCCTTGGAACCATTCCcatccccaggggaagcagcaggCTACTCCCACAGCTTGGTGGGCCTGCCAGGATCTAAGCCTTTGGGCACCTTCCCCTCTCCAAGCTGGGCACATGTGGCACTGTGCAGCTGCTATAGCTTTGTTTGCTCACTGGCAGGGTCTATGGCATGGGGATGGGGTGGCAGAAGGGCTATTCACCCCTATCACCCTGACAGCGATGGGGGCTATTCCTAGCTCCCCAGGAAACCTATGCTTGGGGACATCCAGCCACCAAGGTGGAGGACACTGTTCCATGTGGCTGTGCCAGCCCTCCAGTCTGTGAGAGCAGGACAGGCTGCTTATGCTCCCAGCTGGAGCGCTGGCATGTGGGTTCTTGCCCACAGTCCAGGACACACAGCTCGTTGCTGGGCTTTTACCTTCTGGAGAGAACTGCCTGGCCTGGGGCAAGGGGCAGCCTTCTGAGTGCTACCTTGCTGGTCACCCATGCTACAGCCAGGTCAGAGCCAGCTCCAAAGTCTCTGCAGCCttgccagcagtgctggcagaCACCATCCTCTGCAGTCCAGGTTAACTGAGCCTCTACTTCAAGTCTCCCATTCATCTCAGTGTCTCCTTCCCATGGCCAAGTCTCTGTGCAGACACCTTCCCATGGCCACCCTGGGAGGAGCTTGCCCTGCAGAGTCTGTAGCTCACCTGGGAGAAACAGTGCCAGcagggtggggaaactgaggcacacggGAATCATCTGGCAGAGTGTTACCATGTTGTCCTCATGGTCTTCTGCCGCTCTGGAAGACCAactggacaagggaagagctccCCAGCTTGGCAGCTGCCTGCTTCCTCTGCCCTTGCCAAGGAAGCAGTGGCTGGACCGTGACTTGCCAGGATCTTGGGTGCCAGCATCCCCTTGGGGCAGGGCgagctggggctgagcccagCTTTGTCAGCACTCCGCAGCcctcctgccacctccctggTCCCTCCCATGGTCCTGatcctgctcagcctcagctcccaGCTTGCTGGGGTACCATCCTGTCCCACAGGAGCCCTGAGGGCGAGCTGCAGCCCGCAGGGTCCATGCAAGGGGATGCCAGAGCTGTGCAGTGCCTGAGGGGCCAGTGGGGTGGCACAGGCTGGGATGGgtgacaagggatgtcaagagAGCGTCTCTTGTGCAAGGGTGATGGGGATGCTTGGGCACCATGGAGCAGGGTCTCCTCCTGGAACTGACGGGCTGCAGGTTTCTCCCAGGTGCCCAGGATGCTGGCGCTGTGCCTGCTGTCCCTGGCCTGGCTGAGCGAGGGCTCCCAGCGCGGTGAGCCCATGTTTGCAGCCGTCACCCACCGCCTCCTCCCGCCTGACTACGACAGCAACCCCACGCAGCTCAACTACGGTGTGGCTGTCACGGACCTGGATGCCGACGGTGACTTCGAGATCGTGGTGGCGGGGTGAGTGGTGCACCCAGTGCCTCGGTGACAGCGGGACCTGGTGGCCCTGCGGTGCTGGGAGCTCCTTGCTGCTCCGAGGGTATGTGGCTGGCTGGGAGTGCGTGCACAAGGGTGATGGAGTGGGGGTCTGCATGCACCCAAGCACATGTGGGTGCCCCCATCCCGGCCCCAGGGCCAGGTCTCCTCTCTGCGGGGCGGTGGCAGCTGTCCGGTGGCTGGGGTCCACCCGGCAGTGCAAAGCCAGCGTGTCCCCAAGCCAGCCCAGCTCCGCTGACAGGACTCGGCGCTCTCTGGAGATTCGGTTAATTGGCTGGAGGTTTTTTTATAGCCCTTTATTGGAGTGATGGCTCGGAAGGGCTGGCAGGAGCCGGGGAGGCAGGGAGCCGTGTGCCACGCTGCGAGCACCCAAGCGGGGCTGGACatggagcagctgctgccagcaggtcCAGCCtcagctggggacagcagggaccgCAGCACGGGCCCTGCGTGCGTGTGCTGGCACGGCTGTGAGCTGCTGGCACAGCGTGTCCATGCAGGCACCACTATGCTCACCCCCGAGGGAGGCTTGCACATGTGGGTGTGCTCACTTGGAGGGGATGCCTCACCCCCACAGAGCCCATttttggggggctgcaggagccagggCACCACGGCACCAGGCAGAGTGCAACCCTGCTACCCCTCTGAGCATCACCCTGGGGCAGAAAACCACGAGCAGCactggggacccccagaggggCCCAGGACACCGCTCCCAGCGGGGCTGAGCCAAGCAGCCAGCTGTGGTTTTGTAAGCGGCCCCAGCGCCCGTTGTGTAACTTGTTTACTGGTGCCCAGGTCAGGGAGCCTGTGGGGCGCAGTCCGCCGAGAGGATTTGCCTTGTGTGCCAGTTTTCCTGCCCTGGGAAAGGGCTGCAAGCATGGACCTGTGCCCCATCCTGCCCTACTGgccacccagcccctgccctgcggGTACCCGGGCCAGGTAGACACAGGATGCCTGAcatgggctggagcagctccaggCTGAGCCCTCCCGGTCGGCAGCCAAGAGCAAGCCCCACATATGGGTGCTGAGAGCAGCCCAAGGGCCTTGGTCTCCATGGACCATGCAGGTGTCTGCACCCAGTATCCccccagggatgggatgggggctTTCATCCTGTCCCCAAGCCTCAAGGAGCCATCACCCCTGCTCGCACCCACAGGTACAATGGCCCCAACCTGGTGCTCAAGTACGACAAGGCACGGGGGCGGCTGGTGAACGTGGCGGAGGACGACCGGGGTTCCCCGTACTATGCACTGCGGGACCGGCAGGGCAACGCCATCGGTGTGACGGCCTGCGACATCGACGGGGACGGCCGCGAGGAGGTCTACTTCCTCAACACCAACAACGCCTTCTCTGGTGAGCCCCGCCGGCGGCCGTGCCCTgagccccggctgcggggggagctCCCGGCATGGCCTCCTGCAACCTTCGGCTCGCGAGGGATGTGTGCGGGCTGGAGTTAATTTCTCAGTTGAGTGGCTCCATTGATTGATAGCAGCACAGGCAGGACGCTGAGCCCAGCCAGCCGCCGAGTCAGCACTTCCAGCTGCCCATCGCCCTCCCCACAGCACCCCGAGTGGGACGGCAGCTTCCCCaacacccccggggctgccccaccATGGGGACCCTGCTCTGCAAGTCCCAGCTAAGCCCTGCAGCAGCCGTGCCCCTCCATGCCATGGGTCCCCTGTGCCCACTGGACCAAGCCAGGTCTCATTCTGCCCTGTCCAGTGCGGGATGCCTGTCCTGGGGAGGGGACCCATGAGCCCCAGCCTGGCTCCGGCCATCCCTGGAGGGCTCTGGGTGGGTGCTCCAGCCGGGCTCTGCTCCATGTCCCTGTCCCACCACCCTGACCTCCGCTCAATGGATCTGTCTTCCTGATGCTCCTAATTACCCGGGGTGGCGGTGGCTGCCGGCACACCTATCACTAAATCAGGCGCTGCCATCGGTGCTGTCACGGGCAGTGTGGCTCGCTGCCCGTGCCTGGCACTGCATCAATTTTTTACCTTCCTGGGGATGATCTACAGGGCTGTGCCCCCCTGGGACACATTTTACCTTAATGAGTTGACTCTTCTGTGTGTCTTCCAGTAGCCTTTAGGGGTTACAGGGTCACTTGCAGCGGCAGCCTGGCCCCGTggtggtgctgctgggggctgtggggacagagcaggggTTTGGGATGCTCTGGGCAAAGGGTACTCCTTCCACAGCCTCCCCTGGCTGCAGGGCACCCTCCTCGGGAGGAGGTAGGATGCTGCAGCCCCGCGACCCGTGCACACCCCCCCCAGGCATGGCCACCTACACGGACAAGCTCTTTAAGCTCCGCAACGGGCGCTGGGAGGACCTCCTGAGTGATGAGGTGAACCGGGCCGTGGCCAGCCGCTTCGCCGGGCGCTCCGTCGCCTGCGTGGACCGGACGGTGAGCAGGCAGCGCACCGCGGGCGGGGGGCATCTCCGctcccttcccacgctcccctgcgGGGTCCTGGGGGACCTCTCCcctcgcagggacaccagccccatcccaccccccgcccgggctgggggtgcccctcAGCAGCCCATGGCTGTCAGGACTGGCAGCCCCCTGGCCGTGGGGACTGCGGGCGCCTGTCCACGCGGTTGCCGCCAGCTGATAAACGTGCCTGTCAAGGTGATTTATGTTCCTGTCAcctgctctttcttcttcctcctcccccagcggttttcttttttccaaacgaTTATCACTAAATCAGGGTCCAGCTGCTGCACGGGACAAGGGGGGCAGTGGGGATGCAGGGGACCTGGGGTGGTGGGGTGCCCTAAGCCTGGGGACCGCAGAAGTCCTGGGGACAATGGGGCACGTCCCCACTCCTGGGGTGCTTTTCACCATGGGCTTTGCAGAGCTCTTGCCCAGCACACGATAGTGGTGCCCTGTCCCATGCAGCTGTGAGAGcatccagccccacagcagggatCCCCTGGTCCCCGTGGAGTTGGGTTTTGGGCGGGTGGGTGCTGAGGAGGTGCCGCTGGCCGCAGGGCTCCGGCAGGTACTCCATCTACATCGCCAACTACGCCAGCGGCAACGTGGGCCCCCACGCCCTGATCGAGATGGACGTGGCTGCCAGCGACCCTGCCCGCGGCCTCGTGGCGTTGGTGGACGTGGCTGCCCAGGCTGGTGTCAGCAAGTACACAGGTACCCGGCTGCCGGGGTCCCGCTGGGGGacagggggctgctgctgggacccCACTGCAGGCAGCGTGGGGCAGCGGCCCAGGCCACGCGTTCGGTTGCCTGGCTGCCCCATCCAGTGGCAGCCCCACAGGGGGCCGTGAGGTGCTCACCCAGGACCCCCACGCCCACCATCACCctgcccagggccaggctggTCCCTGCAGGACCTGCAGCCCGCACGGGGCTGTGGGCACACAggcagggcagcggggagctGCTCCGGCGCCGTGCCCCATCTCCCCGGTGGTAAATTGTCACTAATTAGGAGTGTTGTCACCATGGCGATGGCAGTGATGAGGGTTGGGAGTGAGACCAGCGGCTGCCAGGACCGATTAGCTCCCGGTGACAGggaggggggcgaggaggggatgctggggggggagtGTCCCTGGAGCACCGGGTGGGCAGCAGCGAGGGGGAGTGGAGGGGACaaccccccccggggcaggatgCCGGCTGCCCCCTCACCCCCGGGCCACTGTCCCCAGGGGGCCGTGGGGTGGCCGTGGGCCCCATCCTGAGCGACAGCGCCTCAGACATATTCTGCGGTAACGAGAACAGCCCCAATTTCCTCTTCCACAACCGGGGGGATGGGACATACCGGGACGTGGCAGCTGCCGTGGGTGAGTAGGGGGAGCAGGGGGGATCACCCAGGTGtcggggacccccgggcaggctgagcgCAGGGTGGAGGGACAGCCCTGGGAACCCAGAGCCCTGCTGACCACCGCGGGTGGCTGAAGTGCTCCGGGGTCAGCGCAGGGACGCAGCCCTGCGTGGGGGGACCTGTCTGGGGACCACGGGGCACATCCTGGGGGGCAGCCctgggagatggagatggggaggGGGTCCCGTCTCCCCCCGTCCCCTTGCGGCTCCCCAGGGCTGGATGACCCCTACCAGCACGGACGTGGCGTGGCGCTGGGTGACTTCAACCGCGACGGCCGGGTGGACATCGTCTACGGCAACTGGAACGGGCCGCACCGCCTCTACCTGCAGAGTGGGGGCCCTGGGCGTGTCCGATTCCGGGTGAGAGCAGGGGCCAGGACCCCCCCACCGCCGACTTTGCTGCTGAGCCTCTGGTCTGGGGGTTCTTGGCTTCACCCCGATTTGGCTTTGAGTCCCAATTCCCAGCGAGGAGGGGACCCAAAGCACAAAAGCGGGACCCAGTGTCCCCCTCCCTGTGCCCCTTGTCACCCTGTGCCCATCCCTCGCACAGGACATCGCCACCCCCAAGTTCTCCATGCCGTCCCCTGTCCGCACCGTCATCGCGGCTGACTTCGACAACGACCAGGAGCTGGAGGTCTTCTTCAACAACATCGCTTACCGTGGCTCCTCCGCCAACCGCCTGTTCCGGTAGCAGCCTGGCGGGTACCTGGGGGCCTGGGGCAGCCCACACCCAACTGTGGGGGCCAAGCAGCCCTCATGGCACCACTGGGATCACGGGGCTTCTCTCCAGCAGTGCCACTGCTTGGGCTCGGCTAATAAAAGGCGCCGTGACTGGGCCCTTCCCGGCGTCATTAGTGGCCACCACAAccgtgcctgcagcagcccccggGGTCCCTGGTGCCGCTGATTAGCAGCCGCGTGGAAGCTTGTTCAAGGCTCCTGTTAATTGTGGGGGTCAATTCCTCGTTACCGCTGCGTGTGCCTCCTCGCCTGGCATGTGGGGCGGTGGGAGCTGGTTGTCCACCCGTTGCCAGCACCCGTGGGTGGGTGGAGGTCAGGGGCATGGCAGTGAGCCCctgcggggggggagggtgtcTCTGGTCCCAGAGAGATGCAGCAGTGTTTGGAGATGGTGCTGCTGCCTTGTAGTTCAGACCCACAAGAGCCAGGCTCTCATGACATCCCTGTCACCCCTGCATGGAGCGGGGATGTGAGGTGCTAACAGGCAGGGGTCAGTCACATCCCCCCTCCACCAGGGCTGTCACGTCTCCAccgtgctgctgcaggaggggacAGGCGCTTCCCGGGAAGGTGCCCGGGACTGCCAGGACTAGCACCAACACCCTGTCTGTTCTCCGCAGGCTTGTCCGCAGGGAGCACTCGGACCCCATCGTGGAAGAGCTGAATCCGGGGGACGCGCTGGAACCTGAGGGACGGGGCACgggtgggtgctgccagccctAGCAGTGGGCACCCATGGCAGGGGTGTGCCACAGCACCGCCTGGCACCCTCTGTGCCTGGGGACACTGCATGGCTGGCTGAGTCACCCGCCTGCTCCCTACCAGCATCCTGAAGCCCCTGTCACCTAGGAGCAGCCCCATGCTTTCTCCCTCCACCAGCTAACGGTGCCGTCTCCAGTTGTTCCCCAAGCCTTCAGTCTTGGTGGGCTCCTTCCTGGGTACCCACTGTTCGAAGCCAGCCTCTGCATTTGGGAGGGGGCCAGGCAGCCTCCTGTGTCCCACAGCCCCCAGGTACTGCCTGTCCCCTCCACTGCCTAGGGAGCGGACCCACCTGATTGCAGGGTGCTACCCATACAGGGACCCTTACTCCTGCACTGGGGTCACCCCTTCTTCCCTATTGCCCCAGCATTGCCGGGAGTTCTGCTGTCACCTGTGAGAGCCCACGCTGGAAGCAGGACATGGTGCTGGGAGACATGGGGCTGGGCCCCAGGCATGACCTGATCCTGTCCCTGCAGGAGGTGCAGTGACAGACTTTGATGGAGATGGGATGCTGGACCTCATCCTGTCCCATGGTGAGTCCATGGCACAGCCAATCTCCATCTTCAAGGGCACCCAGGTGAGTCAAGCAGGGGGTCATTGCATTGTCCCGGTCCCTTCTGCCTCTCCTTGCTCAgtctccctgctccctcctcccttgcAGGGCACCAGCAATAACTGGCTGCGTGTCATCCCCCGCACCCGCTTCGGGGCCTTTGCTCGGGGGGCCAAAGTGGTGCT
This sequence is a window from Opisthocomus hoazin isolate bOpiHoa1 chromosome 6, bOpiHoa1.hap1, whole genome shotgun sequence. Protein-coding genes within it:
- the CRTAC1 gene encoding cartilage acidic protein 1 isoform X3, with translation MRSRRRRGGTGRPPWPVPRMLALCLLSLAWLSEGSQRGEPMFAAVTHRLLPPDYDSNPTQLNYGVAVTDLDADGDFEIVVAGYNGPNLVLKYDKARGRLVNVAEDDRGSPYYALRDRQGNAIGVTACDIDGDGREEVYFLNTNNAFSGMATYTDKLFKLRNGRWEDLLSDEVNRAVASRFAGRSVACVDRTGSGRYSIYIANYASGNVGPHALIEMDVAASDPARGLVALVDVAAQAGVSKYTGLDDPYQHGRGVALGDFNRDGRVDIVYGNWNGPHRLYLQSGGPGRVRFRDIATPKFSMPSPVRTVIAADFDNDQELEVFFNNIAYRGSSANRLFRLVRREHSDPIVEELNPGDALEPEGRGTGGAVTDFDGDGMLDLILSHGESMAQPISIFKGTQGTSNNWLRVIPRTRFGAFARGAKVVLFTRQSGAHLRIIDGGSGYLCEMEPVAHFGLGHDEASSLEVTWPDGRVVARAVASSETNSILEVPYPLDVEEPLMPAPLECGQGFSQRKNGRCVDTDECTEFPFVCPRDKPVCINTYGGYRCRSNKRCSRGFEPNEDGTACVDINECAQGLHNCSQLCTNTPGAHACRCRPGFHPLDPAASHCLDVDECQAQPGPCDHICHNSLGSFHCHCHHGFSLGAGGHCQCS
- the CRTAC1 gene encoding cartilage acidic protein 1 isoform X4, with the protein product MRSRRRRGGTGRPPWPVPRMLALCLLSLAWLSEGSQRGEPMFAAVTHRLLPPDYDSNPTQLNYGVAVTDLDADGDFEIVVAGYNGPNLVLKYDKARGRLVNVAEDDRGSPYYALRDRQGNAIGVTACDIDGDGREEVYFLNTNNAFSGMATYTDKLFKLRNGRWEDLLSDEVNRAVASRFAGRSVACVDRTGSGRYSIYIANYASGNVGPHALIEMDVAASDPARGLVALVDVAAQAGVSKYTGGRGVAVGPILSDSASDIFCGNENSPNFLFHNRGDGTYRDVAAAVGLDDPYQHGRGVALGDFNRDGRVDIVYGNWNGPHRLYLQSGGPGRVRFRDIATPKFSMPSPVRTVIAADFDNDQELEVFFNNIAYRGSSANRLFRLVRREHSDPIVEELNPGDALEPEGRGTGGAVTDFDGDGMLDLILSHGESMAQPISIFKGTQGTSNNWLRVIPRTRFGAFARGAKVVLFTRQSGAHLRIIDGGSGYLCEMEPVAHFGLGHDEASSLEVTWPDGRVVARAVASSETNSILEVPYPLDVEEPLMPAPLECGQGFSQRKNGRCVDTDECTEFPFVCPRDKPVCINTYGGYRCRSNKRCSRGFEPNEDGTACVAQVAFFGGYPSAGSWPGPLHHALLPLVLGLCLYLYAL
- the CRTAC1 gene encoding cartilage acidic protein 1 isoform X1; its protein translation is MRSRRRRGGTGRPPWPVPRMLALCLLSLAWLSEGSQRGEPMFAAVTHRLLPPDYDSNPTQLNYGVAVTDLDADGDFEIVVAGYNGPNLVLKYDKARGRLVNVAEDDRGSPYYALRDRQGNAIGVTACDIDGDGREEVYFLNTNNAFSGMATYTDKLFKLRNGRWEDLLSDEVNRAVASRFAGRSVACVDRTGSGRYSIYIANYASGNVGPHALIEMDVAASDPARGLVALVDVAAQAGVSKYTGGRGVAVGPILSDSASDIFCGNENSPNFLFHNRGDGTYRDVAAAVGLDDPYQHGRGVALGDFNRDGRVDIVYGNWNGPHRLYLQSGGPGRVRFRDIATPKFSMPSPVRTVIAADFDNDQELEVFFNNIAYRGSSANRLFRLVRREHSDPIVEELNPGDALEPEGRGTGGAVTDFDGDGMLDLILSHGESMAQPISIFKGTQGTSNNWLRVIPRTRFGAFARGAKVVLFTRQSGAHLRIIDGGSGYLCEMEPVAHFGLGHDEASSLEVTWPDGRVVARAVASSETNSILEVPYPLDVEEPLMPAPLECGQGFSQRKNGRCVDTDECTEFPFVCPRDKPVCINTYGGYRCRSNKRCSRGFEPNEDGTACVDINECAQGLHNCSQLCTNTPGAHACRCRPGFHPLDPAASHCLDVDECQAQPGPCDHICHNSLGSFHCHCHHGFSLGAGGHCQCS
- the CRTAC1 gene encoding cartilage acidic protein 1 isoform X2; this encodes MLALCLLSLAWLSEGSQRGEPMFAAVTHRLLPPDYDSNPTQLNYGVAVTDLDADGDFEIVVAGYNGPNLVLKYDKARGRLVNVAEDDRGSPYYALRDRQGNAIGVTACDIDGDGREEVYFLNTNNAFSGMATYTDKLFKLRNGRWEDLLSDEVNRAVASRFAGRSVACVDRTGSGRYSIYIANYASGNVGPHALIEMDVAASDPARGLVALVDVAAQAGVSKYTGGRGVAVGPILSDSASDIFCGNENSPNFLFHNRGDGTYRDVAAAVGLDDPYQHGRGVALGDFNRDGRVDIVYGNWNGPHRLYLQSGGPGRVRFRDIATPKFSMPSPVRTVIAADFDNDQELEVFFNNIAYRGSSANRLFRLVRREHSDPIVEELNPGDALEPEGRGTGGAVTDFDGDGMLDLILSHGESMAQPISIFKGTQGTSNNWLRVIPRTRFGAFARGAKVVLFTRQSGAHLRIIDGGSGYLCEMEPVAHFGLGHDEASSLEVTWPDGRVVARAVASSETNSILEVPYPLDVEEPLMPAPLECGQGFSQRKNGRCVDTDECTEFPFVCPRDKPVCINTYGGYRCRSNKRCSRGFEPNEDGTACVDINECAQGLHNCSQLCTNTPGAHACRCRPGFHPLDPAASHCLDVDECQAQPGPCDHICHNSLGSFHCHCHHGFSLGAGGHCQCS